The nucleotide window CTACTAATGTTCTTACCCAACAACAAAGAAGGAATTCCCATCAATGTGCCAAGACTGCACCAAATCTTCGTCGTTCTCAAAGATGATTTCCACATAGTCTCTGAAGTTGGCTGCCATGACTGAAGTCTGGAGATAGCCACCAGCGTAGGTTGGATTATCAGGTATACTTCCAAGCGTGAAAACTCCAGAGATATTGTAGAAGTCGGCAATCTTCAGAGGAGTATCAGCTGAAATGAAGGAGACACTGTTGACGGCATATCTTTGCTTGCCATTGATGATAGGTGCAGAGTTTGCAAGCCTAATGGTTCTGGTGATGTTCACCTGTCCATAGTGGTATGATCCTTGTGGATTAGGCCTTGGCCCACTTGCTGTCAGATTTAATCTGATTTAAGAAAATGAATATATCAGGAAACATTAACATGGAAACCATATCCAAGAATTCGAATCAGAACAAAAGTTTATATAGACTTAATACTGAGTTGACACAATTCTAGTATTGTCACGACTCGAGTCTGATGTGCTAATTGACTTATAACTCTGTTTAATCCAAActattgattaaaatatttaagctgAAATTATCGTAGTACATTCATcgtacccttataagccaatcttattcTTTGTCTACTTCCGATATAGGACTAATATCTTATCGAGTGATCGTGTAAATGAAAGAAAGAGTTAAGGCGATACGCAGCTCAAGAGAAGAGCAACTAAGAATCAGTGTGCAGGAATGTACCGAAATGATCTGGCTTGGTTGAGAGACCAGTCAACCTCCACCGTAGGCCCTCCTGGCAACGGTGTAGCAGGGACTTCGATCGAGTTGCTATAGTGGAGAACGGCGGTGGTCGTAAGGATTGGGTCTGTGAATCGGGTCGATACCACAATGAAGTAGTCCTGTGCAGGTTGGTCGGCTGTGACAAGAACCGAGCAAGACTGGCCAAGATGAATGTCGAGAGATGAGTAAGTGTTTTGGACTGTATGCGAGCCTTCAATCTCAACCAGTTTCATTGTGTGTCCCTGAAATCTTATGTTGACTGATGTCAACAACCCGACATTAGAGATTCTGAACCTGTAAGTTTTGCCTGCAACAAGGAATTCAGTAAGTTATCCTACTGCATCATGCAGCTTACAAGTTTTTGGTTTCAGTGTATGCTTTGGATAATAAGAAGACATCATAGGAAGACAAGAACATGAGAATTACCTTGATCAACTGTGAATGCATAACCATTTGCACCTTGGCCATTGATGAGCAGCCCATCAGGGAAAGGAAGATCATTCCCATTGTCTACTATAGCTTTCAAGTCCTGCAAGCAAAATATGTTTTGCTCCGATGAAGATTAAGTTGAAGCCAACAAATCAAATGAAAACAAAATGCTCATCAAGGATTTCAAGGCAGACAGAATGGTGGAAAGCATTAGAGCAATCGAAAGACCAAGAACCAAACATTAATGAGCCAGGCAAAACAAATGATCTTGACAAAAGTTGCAACTCTAATACACACTCAAAATTCATAGTTTTTCCAGCAATCAGAGCATGGATATTCTAAGTTAGATTCAATCTTACAGTGTGATTGGTCTTGAACCAATCGCCGGTGAG belongs to Musa acuminata AAA Group cultivar baxijiao chromosome BXJ3-5, Cavendish_Baxijiao_AAA, whole genome shotgun sequence and includes:
- the LOC103986325 gene encoding L-ascorbate oxidase homolog isoform X2, which gives rise to MEASSSLPIWLLLCLCLSCHSWWVAGDDPYRFFTWSVTYGDIYPLGVKQQGILIDGQFPGPQIEAVTNDNLIVNVFNNLTEPFLISWNGIQQRKNSWEDGVYGTNCPILPGQNYTYVMQVKDQIGSYFYFPTLDFHKAAGGFGGIRVLSRPLIPVPYPPPAGDFTLLTGDWFKTNHTDLKAIVDNGNDLPFPDGLLINGQGANGYAFTVDQGKTYRFRISNVGLLTSVNIRFQGHTMKLVEIEGSHTVQNTYSSLDIHLGQSCSVLVTADQPAQDYFIVVSTRFTDPILTTTAVLHYSNSIEVPATPLPGGPTVEVDWSLNQARSFRLNLTASGPRPNPQGSYHYGQVNITRTIRLANSAPIINGKQRYAVNSVSFISADTPLKIADFYNISGVFTLGSIPDNPTYAGGYLQTSVMAANFRDYVEIIFENDEDLVQSWHIDGNSFFVVGMDGGQWTSASRDSYNLHDTVSRCTVQVYPRSWTAIYMPLDNVGMWNVRSENWVRQYLGQQFYLRVYSPANSWRDEYPIPKNALLCGLASGRRTRPL
- the LOC103986325 gene encoding L-ascorbate oxidase homolog isoform X1, yielding MLDGWKRDDWIIGSLINLLSSSRISSYATCFLFIFVRFFVMHYLIIFKTMSLYLEDIFGSSRCKVLESSPDPISYASCFGILHWNIEYLNGIQQRKNSWEDGVYGTNCPILPGQNYTYVMQVKDQIGSYFYFPTLDFHKAAGGFGGIRVLSRPLIPVPYPPPAGDFTLLTGDWFKTNHTDLKAIVDNGNDLPFPDGLLINGQGANGYAFTVDQGKTYRFRISNVGLLTSVNIRFQGHTMKLVEIEGSHTVQNTYSSLDIHLGQSCSVLVTADQPAQDYFIVVSTRFTDPILTTTAVLHYSNSIEVPATPLPGGPTVEVDWSLNQARSFRLNLTASGPRPNPQGSYHYGQVNITRTIRLANSAPIINGKQRYAVNSVSFISADTPLKIADFYNISGVFTLGSIPDNPTYAGGYLQTSVMAANFRDYVEIIFENDEDLVQSWHIDGNSFFVVGMDGGQWTSASRDSYNLHDTVSRCTVQVYPRSWTAIYMPLDNVGMWNVRSENWVRQYLGQQFYLRVYSPANSWRDEYPIPKNALLCGLASGRRTRPL